A genomic stretch from Skermanella mucosa includes:
- a CDS encoding toll/interleukin-1 receptor domain-containing protein has product MEYDIFFSYAFADRDAALPVIQALRARKLRVFSFETEIQEGESIQRRIVEDLGRARMMVAWYSATYPTSRACQWELTSALIAARHESPDGQMVERRILALNPEEDVGHLQPADILVKRFVNARGVRADELAGRVADRLAGLTGNFGRIKAFSGTHWHGGNPRAGSNRFVGRFPDMWRIDSHLSKNRIALIAGASPSLIQVQGMGGIGKTLLAEEYARRFGAAYPGGIFWLNAVKGQDLGAQRQGIAGNLGIAVAGLGPHEVEGALKIKLADLDSYLWIVDDLPPDAGMADLNAWRAPTDNGATLVTTRGTGLDGAGFVHRLGLLSGTEAHELLTSRRSARSDDERAAAREILALLGNHALAVDVAGAAVAMLGYAAFRDRLRDPAKDATELAAELAGDLPTGHARQIAATLLDSIDRLDAAGLRFLHLAALLAPAPIPLSLAADVFARQPGGDDGLAEAARAVKAAAREALAEHIPGGEEDAGDAVSVHVLVSRTLRFHRGDPPPAMRDAAVAALNESMEEAGDIRNHAALLPLVPHARALTGDLPDVPTATLLSWLGRLNNERGAYADAEADYRRTVEARKRLLGAEHPDTLTSMNNLAETLRAQGDHGGARTFQEQVLALRRRVQGDEHPHTLTSMNNLAVTLDAQGDHGGARALHEQELAICRRVQGDEHPDTLASMNNLALTLQAQGDHGGARALHEQELALSRRVLGEEHPDTLASMNNLATTLRVQGDHGGARALQEQVLALCRRVLGDEHPNTLTSMNNLAHTLWAQGDHGGARALEEQVLALRRRVLGDEHPDTLLSMNNLAETLRTQGEADRAMALVAEALPIALRKYGPEPEVSQCLIARAKHLGLPIPPLP; this is encoded by the coding sequence ATGGAATACGATATCTTCTTCAGCTACGCCTTCGCCGACCGCGACGCGGCTCTGCCGGTGATCCAGGCGCTGCGGGCGCGAAAACTCCGCGTTTTCAGCTTCGAAACGGAGATTCAAGAAGGCGAATCCATCCAGCGCCGGATCGTGGAGGATCTTGGCCGCGCCCGGATGATGGTGGCGTGGTATTCGGCGACTTACCCGACCAGCCGCGCCTGCCAATGGGAGCTGACTTCCGCCCTCATCGCCGCCCGGCACGAGTCACCCGACGGCCAGATGGTGGAGCGCCGAATCCTGGCGCTGAACCCGGAGGAAGATGTCGGCCATCTCCAGCCGGCCGACATTCTCGTGAAGAGGTTCGTCAATGCGCGGGGTGTCCGAGCGGACGAACTGGCCGGCCGGGTCGCTGACCGGCTGGCGGGGCTGACCGGCAACTTCGGGAGAATCAAAGCCTTCAGCGGCACGCACTGGCACGGCGGCAACCCGCGTGCCGGGTCCAACCGGTTCGTCGGCCGCTTTCCGGACATGTGGCGGATCGACAGTCACCTGTCGAAGAACAGGATCGCGCTGATCGCTGGCGCCAGTCCCAGCCTGATCCAGGTGCAGGGCATGGGCGGCATCGGCAAGACCCTGCTGGCGGAGGAATACGCCCGGCGCTTCGGCGCAGCCTATCCCGGCGGCATCTTCTGGCTCAATGCCGTCAAGGGGCAGGACCTGGGCGCGCAGCGGCAGGGCATTGCCGGAAACCTCGGCATCGCGGTCGCCGGCCTGGGGCCGCACGAGGTCGAGGGTGCGCTGAAGATCAAGCTTGCTGACCTGGACAGCTACCTGTGGATCGTGGACGACTTGCCGCCGGACGCTGGCATGGCCGACCTGAACGCCTGGAGAGCACCCACCGACAACGGCGCCACCCTGGTCACCACCCGCGGCACCGGGCTGGACGGGGCGGGCTTCGTCCACCGGCTGGGGCTGCTGTCGGGTACCGAAGCCCATGAGCTTCTGACCAGCCGCCGATCTGCGCGTAGCGATGACGAGCGGGCGGCGGCGCGGGAGATCCTGGCCCTGCTGGGCAACCATGCTCTGGCGGTCGATGTGGCGGGTGCCGCCGTCGCGATGCTGGGCTATGCGGCCTTCCGCGACCGGCTGCGCGATCCGGCGAAGGACGCGACGGAACTTGCCGCCGAACTGGCCGGCGACCTGCCGACCGGCCATGCCCGGCAGATCGCGGCCACCCTGCTGGACAGCATCGACCGGCTGGACGCGGCGGGCCTGCGCTTCCTGCACCTCGCCGCCCTGCTGGCCCCGGCGCCCATCCCCCTGTCCCTGGCCGCCGATGTCTTCGCCCGGCAGCCCGGCGGCGACGACGGCTTGGCCGAGGCCGCCCGCGCCGTCAAGGCGGCCGCGCGCGAAGCCCTGGCCGAACACATCCCGGGTGGGGAGGAGGATGCCGGCGACGCCGTGTCGGTCCATGTGCTGGTCAGCCGCACCCTGCGCTTCCACAGGGGCGATCCGCCGCCCGCGATGCGCGACGCCGCCGTGGCGGCGTTGAACGAGTCGATGGAGGAGGCCGGCGACATCCGCAACCATGCCGCCTTACTGCCCCTGGTCCCCCACGCCCGCGCCCTGACCGGGGACCTGCCGGACGTCCCTACAGCCACGCTCCTGTCGTGGCTTGGACGGCTCAATAATGAGCGGGGAGCCTACGCCGACGCGGAGGCGGACTACCGCCGAACAGTCGAGGCCAGGAAACGCCTGCTGGGCGCCGAGCATCCCGACACCCTGACCAGCATGAACAATCTGGCCGAAACGCTCCGGGCACAGGGCGACCACGGCGGCGCCCGGACGTTCCAGGAGCAGGTGCTGGCGCTCCGCCGCCGGGTGCAGGGCGACGAGCATCCCCACACCCTGACCAGCATGAACAATCTGGCCGTAACGCTCGATGCACAGGGCGACCACGGCGGCGCCCGGGCGCTCCACGAGCAAGAACTGGCCATCTGCCGCCGGGTGCAGGGTGACGAGCATCCCGACACCCTGGCCAGCATGAACAATCTGGCCCTGACGCTCCAGGCACAGGGTGATCACGGCGGCGCCCGGGCGCTCCACGAGCAGGAATTGGCGCTCAGCCGCCGGGTGCTGGGCGAAGAGCATCCCGACACCCTGGCCAGCATGAACAATCTGGCCACAACGCTCCGGGTACAGGGCGACCACGGCGGCGCCCGGGCGCTCCAGGAACAGGTGCTGGCGCTCTGCCGTCGGGTGCTGGGCGACGAGCATCCCAACACCCTGACCAGCATGAACAATCTGGCCCATACGCTCTGGGCACAGGGCGACCACGGCGGCGCCCGGGCGCTCGAAGAGCAGGTGCTGGCGCTCCGCCGCCGGGTGCTGGGCGACGAGCATCCCGACACATTGCTCAGCATGAACAATCTGGCCGAAACGCTCCGGACACAGGGCGAAGCTGACCGAGCAATGGCGCTGG